The bacterium DNA segment TTTTCCAGAGACGGTGCCGGAATTCCCTTATCTGACTCCAATGAAGCTAAAAGAGAGGCATGTAAAGGATGGGCAGGAGTTGTAAACTGTCTTTACAACTAATCTAAGAACCTGGGGTAAAAGAGGATAGTTCAACACGGCGTAAGTTCCTCGTGAACCCTTGAATCCTCGAACCCTACTGAAACCGCCCAGGAACTTTCGCCGGTTATCATCTTTCCCCTTTTCCTCAACTTTTCACTTGACTTACTCATTTTTATATACTATAATCCAAGACCACCAGATATAATGGACCCAAAAAATCGGACAGTATGTTAAGTTACAGTTGAGGTCAAAAAAGAGGAGGTTGATGAAGAAAATGAGGGCAAATTATCCCCCGGCCTTTAAGGCAAAGGTAGCATTAGATGCAATAAAAGAGGAGAGGACCGCATCTGAATTTGTTATTACAATTTATCAGGGACTAATATGCAAAATTGAGTATTAGTCCCGAAATGTCAGCAGCATCAAAAACTTCCTGAAATTTTCTTCTGAATATCAGGTTAAGGAATATATCGACCTTCGTAGTAGAAGCAAGTTCAATCTTCTCTCCCTATTTCACAAGTCATTCGGTGTAAGCCCCGTACGCCGGGAGATGCGTGCCAACATTTGAGGACCAATTTCTTCTTGATCATGAAACGCAAAAGTAAAATCTGGCCACCCAAGACGGGATAGGACGCGGTGTGATGTGCCAGATTGACGTTTAATCGTCCAGCCAATTCGCAATAAGGCGGATAGCACCCCTCGTGCTTTAGTCGACGGCCATTGACTCATGCCGCCACCGCGAAGAGACCGCGGAGATCCACGATTTCCTCCCCATGTTCGAGTCGATCTGCCAGCACACGCAAGGCCAGAGCTCTAACTTTGGAAATTGCTTCCTCTTGACTCTGTCCGTACACCATGACACCAGGTAAATCGGGCACTTCGGCTATCCACCGACCATCTTCTTCACGTTCAATTTCGATATTCACTAATTAAACCTCCAATTTCTATATTTCTCCACATAAACAAATTCAGTCTCACTTGGCTAACGACAAAGTTCAGCGGCGGCGGGGAGAATTACCACCAAACTTTGTCCGCACGATTACCCCTTGAGATACTACAAAACTTTCAATCACAGCACAGTCCCCCGCCGTCCGCTGCAACGATTGGTTAGGGTAACCTCAAAAATCCTGTCGTAAACAGGTTGCTCTTTCAACTTCTTCAGGTCTCTCAAAAATGATTCGCGATATTGAACTTTCACTTTGACTACGCCTCTAAATAGGCTAACGCTTCCTCACGACTCAATAGAGGGGTTTCTTTGGCTTCATCCATCGCTTTATACTCAAACAATAGTCTTCCATTGCTTCAGATATCTCCTGAGCAAAAGCGTTATCTTCTATGAACAGTTGTTTCCATAATTCAATGGGAACAACCACTGCCTTTACTTGACTACTCTTATCTGTCAAATATTCGAGTTCAAGCATGTTATACTCCTCCTATAACTATAAGCCAATCAATCTACTTCTGAGGGCAGAGTTTGCAGACAAGACACCTCCCCACCTCGGCAAAGCCACCTAATGGTTTGGCTGAGTGGCGGTTGCGTCCGCTCTTTATCCTTGCTGCCCTTCATATCCCACTATTTCGTTCATCACCTGACATAATAAAATCATATCTCTGATAATATGTCAAGAAAATAGACCTGACCCCGGTGCCCATCTCAACTTCATTTAATCTTAGATTCCAAATAAGTTAGAATTTGTTGGTAAAAATAATTATCGAAATTCTGAGCACCTCCTCCACCACTAGGATAAATCAAAATCTGTCTGGCTCGCCGGAAAAGAACTGCAAAGTGATCTTCAAACGACTTCTGTATACCTTCGTTTTGAACTTCGAAGAGGGCTGATTGCCAACCCAATAATTCTGCAAAGTAAAAGCCAACTAACATTTCAATATCACCAGTTGGTAGGTCTTTTACATAATGGTAAGCATACTGAGAAATTTCCTGGTAGACACGTATTTCGATACTGCCATCTATAAGTTGGTTTTGCCTGGAAAGTTTATCCCACAGTTTTTTCACAATGCTACAAGTAGTTCTTAAGTCTAAATATAATTCCTTTGCAGAACCTCGTCCCTCTTGGGTTGCTATTTGTTCAATAAGATCCCACATCGGATTTAAGAAAAGAATTCGGAATGTAGAACCGGCTTTCATTGAATCGGCTCACCCGTGAAACTATCGCCGTAAATCAAACAACTCGGATAAGGCGCTTATCAGCAGGCTTGCAGAGGGGTGTCAGACGAAGTCTGACGAACTGTGTAAAAATGCTCTCTCATCTCCATGCCCAGCCATCGCCTGCCAAGTTTGTGTGCTCCTGCGGTGGTGGTGCCGAAGCCAAGGAAGAAATCAAGGACGAGGCTAAAATACTTTATCCTTTGGCCAAGGAAGCCACTGCCCTTAAAGCGATTTTACATTCGGTTTCGATGGCGGCCGTAGTGATCTCATTTTCTATTACCTGTTCCTCATTAAGTAGATTCCCGGTGGCGGCCAGGATAGCCCCGGCCGCGGCCTTTTTGAGGTAAGCTACTGTAAAGATAGCCGCGCATTCCATCTCAAAGGCCAGGATATTTCGCTGGGCCCACCATTTACCATGGGCCATCTCTGAATAAAAGGCATCAGTGGTAGCCACCAGGCCCGTTTTCGCAGAAACACCCAATCCCTCGGCTGCCTCAACCAGGAGATTCAGGACACGGTAATGGGGAACCGGGGCAAAGGTCTTTAAATCATATTGGCTTATGATTCCGGTCAGGGGGACGGCTCCGGTAGGGATAATAATATCTCCCGGCCGTATCCCTTCTTGAGTGGCCCCGCAGGTTCCTACTCTAATGAGATACCTGGCGCCCATATCCATTAATTCTTCCATCACGATAGCGGCTGAAGGACATCCCATCCCGGTAGTTACTACGGAGACATTGATCCCCTCATATTGGCCAGTGTAAGAAAGCAAACCCCTGAATTCATTGATTACCCTTGAGTCTTTAATAAAGTTTTCAGCTATCATTTTGGTTCTACCGGGGTCACCCGCTAACAGAACGTATTCAGCTACTTCTTTTGGATCACACTTCAGGTGAATGTGTCTATGTGGCATCTCGACCTCCTCTTCAGTAGTTTTGTAACCATTCGCCTCGGGTAACCGTTCATCCCATAAGGCTGGATGCTCGAGGCTGGATGCTCGATGCTCGATCCTCGAGGCTGGATGCTCGAGGCTGGATGCTCGATGCTCGATCCTCGAGGCTGGATGCTCGATGCTGGTAAAGGATCAAGTATCGAGGATCGAGGATCGAGCATCGAGTTTAAAGGTGTTGGTAGGCCAGATGCTGCATGTAATAATCAAGAAGGATAAGCGAGGTAAAGGCTTCGGCCACCGGCCAGATTCGGGGCACGATAGTGGGGTCTCTTCGAGTGACCGCCTCTAATACCCTGTTTTCAAGGCTAACCTTGTCAATGGTGTGCTGCGATTTGCCTATGGTGGGAGTAGGTTTTACCACCAGCCTGACCACCAACGGCTGGCCGGTTGTCAGCCCCCCCGTAATCCCCCCGGCGTGATTCGACTTAAACTTAACCTCCCCGTTTTCAACATACATCTGGTCATTGCATTCGGACCCCTTCAAATCCTTGACCGCATATCCTTCACCGATTTCGACTGACTTTACGGCCGCAATACTCATCATCTTGCCCAATTCACCATCTAATTTACGAAAGACCGGCTCACCCATTCCGGCCGGCAGACCGGTGACCACAACCTCCACCACCCCTCCACTTGAGTCTCCCTCTCGGGTGATCTCCATAATCCTCTGATACATCTCATCCGCCGTATCAAGATCAGGACAGTTCAGTTTAGGATGCACCCCATATTCCCGGCGGATGGCTTCTTCATCCATTTTCTTCCCTTTAGCGTGCAGTTCAGGGATCTGGCGTTCAAACTCAGCCAGAACAGCCATCTTTTCAAGCAATCGCATTTCAGGCCTGATCCGCTTCTCCCCGTAGATAGCGGCATACACTGGATCGTGCTCCTTACGCATCTCTTTAAAGGCGGCCACTTTTTCCCTTATCTTATCCAGGGGCATATCCGGCGCCCGCACTCCAGCCGCCTCTTTAATATAGGCGGTAACTTCAATATTATGCCTTTTTAGAACCTGCTTGGCCACCACACCAGCGGCTACAATAGTATTGGTGTATCTTCCGCTGAAGATTCCTGCGCCGATGGCGTCATCATATTCTCCATACTTCCGATAGGAGGCATAAGAAGCGTGACCCGGTCGGGGGGTTCGGTTGGTGACACGGTACTGTTCGATGTGTTCCAGGTGACGGTCCAGGTTTGGAATCAATATCACGAAGGGGGTTCCATTGGTAAGCCCCTTATTAGAAAAGCCTGGCATGCTATCCGCGGCGTTTACGCCACTGTAGATAATGGGGATGTCCGGTTCCCTCCTGGGAGAGGTCAACTCATCCTGTCCCGGCTTTCTAAGTAAAAGGTCCTGGTATATTTGTTCCTCCGTAATGCAAAGGCCGGGAGGAACTCCCTGAATGTGCGTGGTCATTCCTTCTTGATAAGAGCCTCCGGCTACAGTAACTTTAAATAGCATTCCCAGGTCGCAACCTAACATAATCTTTAACCTCCTCGTATCTTAAGTACTTGCTAACTACTCAGGTAGATAGAGTGAAGGTGGAAGGCTGGTAACCGTTCAGCCACAGATGCACACAGATGAAACACGGAAAATCCGTAAGCCGTGTCCGTGATTCGGGTCTGTCCTTAGGCTGTAGGGACAACCCTTGTGGTTGTCCGTCTACAGAACGGACATGGACAAGCACGGACAGGGACAAGCCCTGTCCCTACACTTCCGCCTTCTGTCCTGTGTTATTTATCCGTGCTAATCCGTGCAGCTATACCTGAACGGTTACGAAGGCTGAAAACTGAAGGCTGTCCCTAAAAGCCTTCCACCTTTTCAGTCTTCAGCCTTCAGTCTTCAGCCTATCTGCCTGATTAGCCATTTCAACAATAGCCTCCAGTTTATCCTTGACTTCTGAGTCTATCTTTTCCTTTGGGACAAATCGAGCCAACTCGTGAAAGTTTTTCTTGGCCATCACGTTTGGAAGACCAAGTTTTTTGAAATATTCCTTAAAGAGCGGCTCCAGAAAGCCGTCACTTACTTTTGTATCCTTATCCCAAGGAGAGCCTTTACCAAGGGTCTCAAGTGCCTTCTGGACATCCTGGATAGACTCTTGCATCGCTTGAATCCGGTGGTCGGATTCAGCCGAAGCGAAAAGAGGTCCGGCCGTTTCTTGAAAAGCAGTAGCCTTGGCGTATGCCTCTAATGTTTCGGGATAGCAGAGGTAATTTTCAATCTCACGACGCCTCCATGTCAGGCCTTTTGCCCCCAGGTCAGACGGAACTTCTCGATCAAGCCGATCAAAAATTGCAATCCCTAACAGGTGTTTTACCGCCTCGCGAAGCCCGTAAAAGTGTTTTTTAACCTCCTGGGGTTGATCGCCCACATAATGAACAAAAGGTCGTTCTAATACCTTAAGGGCCTCCTGATATCCTAATGTCTCAGCAAACGCCCTGAGAATAGCCAAATCGGTAGACCCTTCGAGGTAGAGCACCCAGCCTGTTTGCTCGGCCTGGTAATAATGCTCAAAGCCTATCTCCCTGAGAGACTTGAGAACCTGGCTCCCTCTATCATCGACCCGGTGGGGTCTCCCCACGAAGGCGACTACTACATCCCTGTCCGCCGCTTCATTGAGCAATACCTCTGAGTGGCTCGCCGCAATAATCTGGTTATTATTTTCCCGCCCCACATCAGTAAGCAGTTGATATATTTGTCTCTGCCGGAAAATTTCAAGATGAGCGTCAGGCTCATCGAGTAAAAGCACGGCGTTGGGAGGATTGGCATACATATAGGCGATAAGAAGGAGCGTTTGTTGTAGCCCCCTTCCGGAAGAAGAGAGGTCGAGCCGGCTACCTCGTTCGCGGTAGCTCATAACAATCTCCCCACGTTCAGCGATGTATTTTGGCTCTTCCAACTCAGAACCAAAAAGCGAATATATTTGGCGGATAAGCTCTTCCCATCGTTCGGGCTTTTCGTTATAGACCTTGTAACATAGATTCCGAAGAACCTCCGCCGTTCTCCCTTCGCCTATCCGGACATTGATCGCCCCTGGATCAAGACGGGTCTCATTGGCCGTGAGTCCGGACATAGGAGGAAGAAATGCCACTTGCACCTTTTCCGCCTCTTGGGGAATAGGCATGCGCTCGGCTTTCTTGCCTTCTGAAAGACGGAGCGGACGGCAGTAAAAAGATTCATCGTTGG contains these protein-coding regions:
- a CDS encoding type II toxin-antitoxin system HicA family toxin, with product MSQWPSTKARGVLSALLRIGWTIKRQSGTSHRVLSRLGWPDFTFAFHDQEEIGPQMLARISRRTGLTPNDL
- a CDS encoding type II toxin-antitoxin system HicB family antitoxin, whose protein sequence is MNIEIEREEDGRWIAEVPDLPGVMVYGQSQEEAISKVRALALRVLADRLEHGEEIVDLRGLFAVAA
- a CDS encoding DNA methyltransferase, whose protein sequence is MKYFSLVLDFFLGFGTTTAGAHKLGRRWLGMEMREHFYTVRQTSSDTPLQAC
- a CDS encoding nucleoside phosphorylase, translating into MPHRHIHLKCDPKEVAEYVLLAGDPGRTKMIAENFIKDSRVINEFRGLLSYTGQYEGINVSVVTTGMGCPSAAIVMEELMDMGARYLIRVGTCGATQEGIRPGDIIIPTGAVPLTGIISQYDLKTFAPVPHYRVLNLLVEAAEGLGVSAKTGLVATTDAFYSEMAHGKWWAQRNILAFEMECAAIFTVAYLKKAAAGAILAATGNLLNEEQVIENEITTAAIETECKIALRAVASLAKG
- a CDS encoding chorismate synthase, which encodes MLGCDLGMLFKVTVAGGSYQEGMTTHIQGVPPGLCITEEQIYQDLLLRKPGQDELTSPRREPDIPIIYSGVNAADSMPGFSNKGLTNGTPFVILIPNLDRHLEHIEQYRVTNRTPRPGHASYASYRKYGEYDDAIGAGIFSGRYTNTIVAAGVVAKQVLKRHNIEVTAYIKEAAGVRAPDMPLDKIREKVAAFKEMRKEHDPVYAAIYGEKRIRPEMRLLEKMAVLAEFERQIPELHAKGKKMDEEAIRREYGVHPKLNCPDLDTADEMYQRIMEITREGDSSGGVVEVVVTGLPAGMGEPVFRKLDGELGKMMSIAAVKSVEIGEGYAVKDLKGSECNDQMYVENGEVKFKSNHAGGITGGLTTGQPLVVRLVVKPTPTIGKSQHTIDKVSLENRVLEAVTRRDPTIVPRIWPVAEAFTSLILLDYYMQHLAYQHL
- a CDS encoding AAA family ATPase, with the protein product MLTKLSVKNFKRFEEVEIELGNPVIFIGPNNSGKTSALQALALWEMGLKRWIEKRQGQKIPESRPGVTINRRDLVALPIPEANLLWRDLHVRNVQRVNGNPKTDNVYLDILVEGATEDKAWKCGLEFYYANDESFYCRPLRLSEGKKAERMPIPQEAEKVQVAFLPPMSGLTANETRLDPGAINVRIGEGRTAEVLRNLCYKVYNEKPERWEELIRQIYSLFGSELEEPKYIAERGEIVMSYRERGSRLDLSSSGRGLQQTLLLIAYMYANPPNAVLLLDEPDAHLEIFRQRQIYQLLTDVGRENNNQIIAASHSEVLLNEAADRDVVVAFVGRPHRVDDRGSQVLKSLREIGFEHYYQAEQTGWVLYLEGSTDLAILRAFAETLGYQEALKVLERPFVHYVGDQPQEVKKHFYGLREAVKHLLGIAIFDRLDREVPSDLGAKGLTWRRREIENYLCYPETLEAYAKATAFQETAGPLFASAESDHRIQAMQESIQDVQKALETLGKGSPWDKDTKVSDGFLEPLFKEYFKKLGLPNVMAKKNFHELARFVPKEKIDSEVKDKLEAIVEMANQADRLKTEG